In the genome of Deinococcus yavapaiensis KR-236, the window ACTCATGTCCTGCGCGACCTTCACATCGAGGGTCTGTCCGCCGTCGACTTCACCGCCGAAGACGCCGTCCGCATCGCCGAACTTCAAAGCGACCCGCGCGTTCGGGTCCTCTCCGTCGCGGATCAGGCCAGCCTCGCCCTCGCCGTTCGGCTTCGAGCGACCCTGGTCACCACGAATCCCGACTTGGCCGACCTGGATTTCGGCGTGCCCGTCCAGGTCGTCGCGTGACCCTCGACGTCTACCGCGGCGACCTCCTCGCGCGCGCCGCCACCTTCACGGCGTTGCACGACGACGAACTGCGCCGCCGCGC includes:
- a CDS encoding PIN domain-containing protein, whose product is MIVLDTETLRRWLKGTLDRHDAASGDHTLTISTIVLTELLAQLVTVGARPTHVLRDLHIEGLSAVDFTAEDAVRIAELQSDPRVRVLSVADQASLALAVRLRATLVTTNPDLADLDFGVPVQVVA